GACCCTTTCTGACCACACTATCCCACTGAACTGGAAAGTGTTAAACACGTAAATGGTTCACTTCCCTCGTTTACAGCTAAATAGTCACTGTAACAGAGTTTTTGGGGAAGTAATCAGCTTTCCTTATGTGAAAACACTTAGATTTTTGGACTGTTTTGAGCAAGATGGTGTTTATAGCTATGGCGATTGAAGGAACGATGAAAAGGAAAATTCGCGCGAGAAACAGTAACGAGTATATCCCATTACGAACCCCCTCTCCCTCCTATTCCCCCCTTTAGGCGCTCCAATGCTTCAACATTAACGAGGATAGCCTGATCGTCTAAGTGTCCTTGAGAGATAAAGTTCTACAAGTTAAAGCAGTTGGTAAGTTAGCAACTTGCTAGCAGTAACTTATTCCACAGATATCTCGCGCTGGGGAGTTGGAGGGGTTCAAAAAATTAATAGCCCAGGTAAAGTCTTAAAAGTCAGGCAATTATATTTTCCATaacttttccgtttcgttccAAGCCTTGGTATGGGTGGAAAAACGAATAGGTAACATCGTTTTCCTTTTCCTATTTATTTTGATGCAACCCTTTTTGTCGCTTAAGATTATTAGGCAATGTGCACGTAAATTTCTATATTCGTTAGTTCTTCCAACTTATTTACGAGTACTAATACCAATTTCTTTCTCGCTCTTTCAGACTAATATTTGCCGCTACGATAGCAGGAGCATTATTTGGAGCGAATGCGGTAGGACGAATTTCTCTATTCAACTAAGAGACcacttatttaattctcttttatATAGCAATTTTGGAAAAATACCGACACGGGTGCAATATATAATCCACCCAATCATTACAGAGACGAATCAACACCACCACGAACACCAATCGACGATAGTTATGCAATTCTCGAAACAGTTACCACAAATCGACAGGGACCCCCTAGAAATTGCACATCAGGCACAGTTGGTTGTATACCGAAATGTTTTGCTGAGAAAGGTAATCGCGGTTTCCCTGGTGAGGCTGGTCCACCCGGACCGAAAGGCATGCCTGGCTATCCAGGACCCGAAGGTCCACCCGGCGATAAAGGACAAAAAGGTGATCCCGGTCCTTTAGGTCCACGCGGCTATAAAGGTGAACGTGGTATAAATGGTTTTCCTGGTATTCCTGGTTCACCTGGTGTTCAGGGTATTTCTGGTAATCCTGGCTCTCCCGGTTCACCCGGTAAGGATGGTTGTGATGGTCAGGATGGAATTCCCGGCTTGCAAGGACTAAGCGGTATGGCGGGTCCGCGTGGTTATCCAGGTCAACCTGGTATTAAGGGTGAGAAAGGTGAACCTGCTAAAGAAAATGGTGATTATGCTAAGGGTGAAAAAGGTGAACCTGGTTTTGCTGGACGCTCAGGCAATCCAGGGCCCGAAGGTCCACAAGGTCCCAAAGGTGATCGTGGTGATACTGGCCCATATGGTCCCCCTGGTCCACGTGGCGATCGCGGTTTAAAAGGTGACAAAGGTGCACCATGTTTTGCTCCACCACAGCCTGGAAAGAAAGGTGAAAAGGGTGAAAAAGGTGAACCAGCTTCAGTAAAACCATCAACTGGAGAAAAGAGCATTATCGGCGAAAAAGGTGAAAGAGGcgataaaggtgaaccaggttTGCCCGGAGCGAAAGGTGACATGGGTTATCCTGGTGAGACTGGACGTGATGGGCTTAAAGGCGAAAAAGGTTTACCCGGTGGTCCTGGTGATAGAGTAAGTTTATTGTGATTTAATGCATGTTCTTATTATATTCAAAAACTtggaattattgtttttttaggGTCGTCAAGGTAACTTCGGTCCACCTGGCCCGCCTGGCCAGAAAGGTGATCGCGGTGAAACTGGTTTAAATGGTTTGCCTGGTAAATCTGGTCAAAAGGGTGAACCAGGTATTCCTGGACAACCTGGTCAACGTGGTTTGCTTGGACCACCAGGTCCACCTGGTGGGGGTCGCGGCTCTCCTGGTGCACCTGGTCCCAAAGGTCCACGCGGTTATACTGGTGCACCCGGTCCTAAAGGATTAGACGGTGTAGATGGTCCCCCAGGTCCACAAGGTATTTCAGGTCCTAAAGGTGGTCCGGGCTTACCTGGTCGGCCCGGTGTTGAAGGTCCTCCTGGTGAGAAAGGTGAAAAGGGTAATGCCGGTCGTACAGGACCAATCGGACCCATTGGACCGATGGGACATACTGGACCCCCAGGACCTGAAGGTCAAAAAGGTGAAGCTGGATATCCTGGAATTGGTGAAATGGGACCTAAAGGTGACGATGGTATTCCTGGGTATGCTGAAAATGGATATGATTACCTAATACTTGCTAATAATATTGTTTATCTTACAGCATTCCTGGACAGAAAGGTCAAAAGGGTGAACGTGGTTTTAAGGGTAATGCTGGTGCTCCAGGTGATTCTAAATATGGACGTCCTGGATCTCCTGGTCGTGTGGGTGTACCTGGTCAAAAGGGTGATCAAGGTCGTCCCGGTATACCCGGACAAAAAGGAGATATGGGTGCAAAAGGTGATGCTGGTGGTAAATGTTCAATGTGTCCACCTGGTTTGAAGGGTGATAAGGGTGACAGAGGCTTAGACGGTATTCCTGGTACACCAGGTGTACGTGGCCCACCTGGAGCTATGGGCGCAACTGGAGAACGTGGAGCTGATGGTATTGCTGGTATGGACGGGCCACCTGGCGAAAAAGGTGAAGATGGCAGAGATGGTTTGCCTGGTCCAGAAGGTCCTCCTGGTAAAGATGCAATTGTTGACTTAAGTCTTGTCAAGGGTGAAAAAGGTGAGAAAGGCGATAGAGGCTTCCCTGGACCAGCTGGTTTGAAGGGTGACCGTGGAGAAGCTGGTTATCCTGGTATAAGTGGCGGTAAAGGAGAAATGGGTGCTAAAGGTGATAAAGGTTTTGCCGGCCAACCCGGTACCGATGGTATACCTGGTAATCCAGGACGCGATGGACATGATGGTCTCCCCGGGCTAAGCATTAAAGGTGAACCAGGCCGCCCAGGTCGTGATGGAATCAAAGGCGATAAAGGCACCGCCGGATATCCTGGTCAAAAGGGTGATCCTGGAACCTGTGATGCGGCTATGTTGACTGTACCGGCTAAAGGAAACAAGGGGGATCGAGGCATACCTGGCATGCCAGGACCAATGGGACCAATGGGTGAAAAGGGTGATCAAGGAAGAACGGGTCCAAAGGGTGAAATGGGTCCACAAGGTCCAGTAGGTCCTGTGGGCCCACGCGGCTTAGCTGGTCCACGTGGCGAAAAAGGTAATCCTGGCGCTATGGGTGCTCCTGGAAACCCTGGTAAAGATGGGTTAAGAGGACCTCCTGGCAGAAATGGTGAACGCGGCCAAAAGGGTGAGCAAGGTATATCGGTGGCGGGTCCACCTGGTCCGCAAGGTCGTGATGGTATTCCCGGACCTAAGGGTGATCGCGGTGCTACTGGAGCATATGGACCACCTGGAAGCGATGGCGCAGTTGGATACCCTGGTGATAAAGGTGATGCTGGTTTAGCTGGTCCAACTGGTTTGACAGGTCCCGTAGGACCTAAGGGTGACACTGGTCCTCTTGGACCCCCTGGACCACCTGGTCCACCTGGTAAACCTGGTGTTGATGGTGTTCAAGGACGTGACGGAGCTAAGGGTGAACCTGGCAATCCTGGTTGGGTTGGTATGCCTGGATCCAAAGGCGAACGCGGAGCGCCTGGTAATGACGGACCTAAAGGCTTCCCCGGTGCAACTGGTCCTCCTGGAAAACGTGGCTCGCCTGGACCTGCTGGCATTCCTGGTAAGTATTTTGATATGGTATGTCAACTATAAAatgattacaattttttttcatattaggtACTAAGGGTGAAAAAGGTGAAATTGGTCTAACTGGAAATGACGGCTTAACGGGCCCTAGAGGGCCTCCAGGTGTACCTGGTCCAATGGGTGTGAAAGGTGATATGGGCCCGCAAGGTCCTCCCGGTATTGATGGACGTCCTGGCTCGGATGGAGAAAAGGGTGCTCAAGGTTTGCCAGGTTTTGACGGACCACAAGGTCTACCTGGTGACGCTGCTGAAAAGGGACAAAAGGGTGAGCCTGGTTTGTCTGGTTTACGCGGCCCTGAAGGTATTCCAGGCACGCCCGGTTTACCTGGCGAGAAAGGTTTCCCCGGTATGTCGATACACGGAAATCCTGGCGCAAAGGGTGATAAAGGTGATCGTGGTCGTGATGGTATTGATGGACGTGATGGCTTGCCAGGACCTAAAGGAAATGCTGGATTACCTGGCTTGAATGGAGAAAAAGGTGATAAAGGTGATATGGGCTTACCCGGTGCACCTGGAGCACCCGGTATGGACGGAAGACCAGGAGAGGTAGGTGCTCCTGGTCCAATTGGCTACACTGGCGCTAAAGGTGACAAAGGAGCAGCTGGTTATCAAGGATTGCAAGGAGTTAAGGGTGATAAAGGTGAAGCTGGATTCCCCGGTTTGAATGGTGCCCCCGGACCAAAGGGCGAACGTGGTTTCCCTGGTCAAAATGGACGTGATGCGCAGCCAATAACCATTAAAGGCGACAAAGGTGAAATGGGAGAATTCGGCGTTGTTGGCTTACCTGGCCCAATGGGTCCCAAGGGTAATCAAGGTTTACCAGGATTAAATGGACAAAAGGGAGAACGTGGACTGACAGGCCCACTAGGCATGCCTGGTTTGAATGGAGCACCTGGTCTTAAGGGAGATCAAGGACCCGTTGGTGAGCCTGGTTTACCAGGACCGGCAATTAAAGGTGAAAAAGGTCTGCCTGGTAGATCTGGAAAGAACGGACGCGAAGGTAATTTAATATTATCacttgaaaaaaatgtattattaagCAACAAATCTTTTTACTAGGTGCGCCTGGTCTCGCTGGTCCTAAGGGAGAAAAAGGATTGCCTGGTCTTGCTGGTATGCCTGGTTTAGTTGGTTTGCCCGGTCCCATCGGTCCATCTGGACCAAAAGGTGAACGCGGTCCTATGGGTATGCCCGGTAGAGATGGTGTTGATGGCTTGCCTGGTGCGCCTGGTCTCAAAGGCGATATGGGTTTCCCAGGCCCAAAAGGTGAACGTGGTTTGGCTGGTTTTGAAGGACAAAAGGGCGAAAAGGGAGAGCAGGGCTTACGGGGTCCTCAAGGAATGCCAGGCTTAAATGGAATGAAAGGGGATCGTGGTTTCCCAGGTTTGGATGGAGTACCTGGACCAATCGGAGCACCTGGTGATAAGGGTTCAACCGGACCAAAAGGTCGTGACGGACGCGATGGCATACCTGGTGCACCTGGTCAAAAGGGTGAACCTGGCTTAGTACCACCTCCAGGTCCCAAAGGTGAACCAGGACATCCAGGACGCGATGGAGAGAAAGGCGATCGCGGTCCACCAGGACCACGTGGACTTATCGGCTTACAAGGGGAGCGCGGCGAAAAAGGTGATATGGGTTTGACCGGTATGGTTGGTCAAATAGGACGACCCGGTCCAAAAGGTGATCAAGGCTTACCTGGCCCATCCGGCCGTGATGGTGCTCCGGGTTTACCTGGTCCACAAGGTGATGCCGGTGCGGCGTGTACAGCTGCTCAGGATTATCTCACAGGTATACTCTTGGTAAAACACAGCCAATCTGAAGAAGTACCACAATGTCCTCTCGGTCAAATTGAATTATGGAGTGGCTACTCTATGCTGTATGTAGACGGTAATGATTATGCACACAATCAAGATCTCGGTTCAGCAGGTTCTTGTGTGCGTCGCTTTTCAACACTGCCAGTGATGTCGTGTGGTCAGAATAACGTATGTAATTATGCTTCAAGAAACGATAAGACCTTTTGGCTATCGACATCTGCCCCAATACCAATGATGCCTATAAACAATCAAGAAATCAGCAAATACATTTCACGTTGTGTGGTCTGCGAAGCGCCGGCGAACGTGATTGCCGTACACAGTCAGTCGCTCACCATCCCCGATTGCCCGTATGGATGGGAGAGCCTGTGGATAGGCTACAGCTTTGTGATGGTAAGTTTTGTAATTGTTGAatatttgctttatttatttgaaatacattaaagaaagagaaaagaagagaaaataaaagaaaagaaaagaaaagaaaagaaaataaaagaaaagaaaagaaaagaaaagaaaaaaaagacaagaaaaaagaaaagaaaagaaaagtaaaaggaAAACCTTTTAAAGGAAAAGGACATTGTTTATAGAAAATGAGGTATATGAGCATAGCTTAGGGATGGACTGACGTGCTAGCGAGATGTGACGAAAAGAAAGTGATGATGACGTGGAAAAACAGGGAGGAAGTAAAAATTCAAGGAAAAGAGAGAGACAAGCAGAAGAAAAGGAAGTTGAAAAGAAAAGGGAGGAATCTAGAGCAGGTAAACGAAAAGCGAGAGAAAGGGAGAGAAAGGACGAAAACAGACAACCCGAAAATGAGATGAAGAGATTTAGAAGAAAACGAATAGAGGAAGGGAAGCTGAAAGATAACGAGGCAGAAGTAGATTATAGCTACAAAGGAAAAGATACTAGGACACGTTTTGAAATCCGATGCAGAGTGCGGTGTGGGAGGCACTTTCGCCAAATCAAATACTTTCTAATTAGTATTTAACAAACCACTTGCTTTTCTACATGAACTGAAATATGAGCTCAAGATCATCTTCTTTACTTCTGCCAGATTGTTGAAAAACTGGGTCTGTTTTCCAGTTATGGGTAGCGGCAGAGAAAGTGATAAGAAGCCTTCCCCCTCATTCTGATAAGAgtgcttgttggtattcgccatcGCCGGAGCATCGGTGCATTAGCACAGTGGTTTTTTATGATGCCCGTAACTAGTCTCTAATAGTGTATTTCTCGATTTTCTTCGAGAAAGTAACCTCGAAGGAGCTGTCTATTACGGGACCTTTCCTGGCCGCCCAACCGACGCTGCTCTTTGTGGGGCATAGACCTCTTCCTAGAAGGCATTACAAAGGTCAGAAAGTCTTCATGTTAAGCGCAGctccaattccttttttcatttttgaattgTATGTGAAGACTGTAATGGCCCTATCCGTAATTAGGCCCTCCACCTATTGCTGTCTCGAAGGGTACCTTATTTTCTGTACCTGGCAGTCAACAATTGTAATAAAGTCCATGTCAGATGTTAGGTCGGTTTGGACAACCTTCTTTCACTATCATGGTTAATTGACACTTAAGCGGCCAGGCGGCTTCGGCCGCTACTTAACAAGTC
The DNA window shown above is from Eurosta solidaginis isolate ZX-2024a chromosome 2, ASM4086904v1, whole genome shotgun sequence and carries:
- the Col4a1 gene encoding collagen alpha-1(IV) chain, whose amino-acid sequence is MEPRLKRLIFAATIAGALFGANAQFWKNTDTGAIYNPPNHYRDESTPPRTPIDDSYAILETVTTNRQGPPRNCTSGTVGCIPKCFAEKGNRGFPGEAGPPGPKGMPGYPGPEGPPGDKGQKGDPGPLGPRGYKGERGINGFPGIPGSPGVQGISGNPGSPGSPGKDGCDGQDGIPGLQGLSGMAGPRGYPGQPGIKGEKGEPAKENGDYAKGEKGEPGFAGRSGNPGPEGPQGPKGDRGDTGPYGPPGPRGDRGLKGDKGAPCFAPPQPGKKGEKGEKGEPASVKPSTGEKSIIGEKGERGDKGEPGLPGAKGDMGYPGETGRDGLKGEKGLPGGPGDRGRQGNFGPPGPPGQKGDRGETGLNGLPGKSGQKGEPGIPGQPGQRGLLGPPGPPGGGRGSPGAPGPKGPRGYTGAPGPKGLDGVDGPPGPQGISGPKGGPGLPGRPGVEGPPGEKGEKGNAGRTGPIGPIGPMGHTGPPGPEGQKGEAGYPGIGEMGPKGDDGIPGIPGQKGQKGERGFKGNAGAPGDSKYGRPGSPGRVGVPGQKGDQGRPGIPGQKGDMGAKGDAGGKCSMCPPGLKGDKGDRGLDGIPGTPGVRGPPGAMGATGERGADGIAGMDGPPGEKGEDGRDGLPGPEGPPGKDAIVDLSLVKGEKGEKGDRGFPGPAGLKGDRGEAGYPGISGGKGEMGAKGDKGFAGQPGTDGIPGNPGRDGHDGLPGLSIKGEPGRPGRDGIKGDKGTAGYPGQKGDPGTCDAAMLTVPAKGNKGDRGIPGMPGPMGPMGEKGDQGRTGPKGEMGPQGPVGPVGPRGLAGPRGEKGNPGAMGAPGNPGKDGLRGPPGRNGERGQKGEQGISVAGPPGPQGRDGIPGPKGDRGATGAYGPPGSDGAVGYPGDKGDAGLAGPTGLTGPVGPKGDTGPLGPPGPPGPPGKPGVDGVQGRDGAKGEPGNPGWVGMPGSKGERGAPGNDGPKGFPGATGPPGKRGSPGPAGIPGTKGEKGEIGLTGNDGLTGPRGPPGVPGPMGVKGDMGPQGPPGIDGRPGSDGEKGAQGLPGFDGPQGLPGDAAEKGQKGEPGLSGLRGPEGIPGTPGLPGEKGFPGMSIHGNPGAKGDKGDRGRDGIDGRDGLPGPKGNAGLPGLNGEKGDKGDMGLPGAPGAPGMDGRPGEVGAPGPIGYTGAKGDKGAAGYQGLQGVKGDKGEAGFPGLNGAPGPKGERGFPGQNGRDAQPITIKGDKGEMGEFGVVGLPGPMGPKGNQGLPGLNGQKGERGLTGPLGMPGLNGAPGLKGDQGPVGEPGLPGPAIKGEKGLPGRSGKNGREGAPGLAGPKGEKGLPGLAGMPGLVGLPGPIGPSGPKGERGPMGMPGRDGVDGLPGAPGLKGDMGFPGPKGERGLAGFEGQKGEKGEQGLRGPQGMPGLNGMKGDRGFPGLDGVPGPIGAPGDKGSTGPKGRDGRDGIPGAPGQKGEPGLVPPPGPKGEPGHPGRDGEKGDRGPPGPRGLIGLQGERGEKGDMGLTGMVGQIGRPGPKGDQGLPGPSGRDGAPGLPGPQGDAGAACTAAQDYLTGILLVKHSQSEEVPQCPLGQIELWSGYSMLYVDGNDYAHNQDLGSAGSCVRRFSTLPVMSCGQNNVCNYASRNDKTFWLSTSAPIPMMPINNQEISKYISRCVVCEAPANVIAVHSQSLTIPDCPYGWESLWIGYSFVMHTAVGNGGGGQALASPGSCLEDFRATPFIECNGAKGHCHFYETMTSFWLVTVENHEQFQRPAMQTLKAGNLLQRVSRCTVCMKNS